Below is a genomic region from Helianthus annuus cultivar XRQ/B chromosome 2, HanXRQr2.0-SUNRISE, whole genome shotgun sequence.
TTTTTTTTGCTATACTTTGcttatttttaaacattttctaCCTTGTAAATGCTTAAACACAAATACTATTTCGACAACTTGGCACtaggcgctaggcgctagtcgggcagtggggtaccgactagcgattaatcgggattaatagggattaatcggaatTAATCGGATcgagatttttatatgtaatttttagttatatatatacacatacatttttatatgtagttttctaaagtagacatgttttaaccccTCAGTAACCCATTTTTTTAAGTATCTGGAAGGAATTAATAAGGTTTGGTCGAAATTTGGCCGACGTCTCACCAAAATTTGGCTAGAATAGGACCGCCGTTGACCGCCTAGCAATTAATCGGCCAATAATCGGTGAACCtccgattagtgattaatcggtGACTaatcgggatttttacaaccatggcaGATGGAGAACAAAATCAGATTAAAATCAAAAGTAAAACAAGTAAACAGCATCAACAACTCTTTATTCTATTTATACTTTGTATGTAGACTAACACGTCTTTATCTATCATTGTAGTTACTTGAtgacgacgatgatgatgatgtagttATCTTAGACCCCAAGCAGGAACAATGTGAGCTGGTATGTATGTATCTCCCTACCTATCAATTATTTTATACATTTCAACGATTAGTatttaaaaaacattaaaaaaaataccGGTTTCACTAGTatttaaaaaacattaaaaaaaaataccCAGCCCGTTTGACCCATAACCCAACCGACCCGCTAATTTAGTCGCCTCTCTAATACATAGGTGGGAAAGTTCTCATCTCGTCGAAGTGACATAGTTTGTGTCCAAGGCTACACAGTGAAGCGTGATGTTGCAAAAATTCTTGAAGCCATTTTCGAGAAACACGGTGACATTGCAGACAAATGTGTAATCAAAACAAAGTCTTTGAGATCACCAATCCTCGAGGCTGTGTGTGAAGTTGCCAAGTGGATTCAAGTCAATGATGTTCTTGACAAACTTGAAGATATAGAGAATCGGCTGTCGGATATAAAGGCAGTCAACATTGATGTCTCATGGCTTCAAACTCGCCTAGACGCCATCCGTAAAAGAAAGGAGGTCAGTGAAGAGTACAATTTGCTTATGGAAATGAAAGCAAACACCCTTTCGGCTAAAAAGGCTGCCCAAATCTGTTTGAGAAAGAGACGTGCAGAGCTCGCGGATGCACAAGAACAATCTAAAAGGGCTAAAAGGTGTGTGGATGTGTTGCATCTTGTTGGAGAGAATCTAATCGACCACTTCTTCGAAACTAAAGTCAAAATGAACTCATGGGTAAAGGACGTGGTTGTGTTGGCTAAATAGATCATGTTATGGTGTGTAATATTAGAAGATTGTCTAGCTAGGCTAAATGTGTGTCTTAAAACAGGTTATTGACCAAGAGGTTGCAACTTTAAACCTTGATAGACTATGTTTTGAACCTTATTAGGAATATTATATGTTATGCAtagggctggcaattttacacaaatacacgacacgaacctacacgaagttaacaggtatcgcatatggccttaacaggtatcgtgtaccaaacaggtagacacgagattacctgttaattttcgtgtataaacaggttaaatacctgtttacctgttaatacccgttagtacacgataagaaattaaattaaataaaactcatcagccaTGTGCGTATGAgttccttaattcctttctattttcattcctcattcaattaaaaaaaaaaccctaaactccctctGTAACTCTCAGATAGCATGTTGTGTTCGTGTTTTTGTTCGTGTTAACGGTATTAataggtaattttcgtgtatatcgtgtcgtgttcgtgtatgggatttcgtgtatcgtgtctttTCGTGTCATGTCTTATCGTGTACGagtatacacgatatgccagccctagtTATGCATTTATGTTTCATCCTTTGTAGCCTTTCTAGTACCCGCTCATATCATATACAAAGGTATTTCTCTCACGACATGAGTCTTATACGCTGTATTTTACGCTTAAAATCATAAAAACAATCTCCTTGCAACCTAAAAAGTAACGAAAACATATGAAGACGTATTTCACCAACGCTTGGAGAATCAAGTATCATCAACCCTCGAGGGCCTATATTACATCAAAAAACGACTACAACATACACGATTCACATCTAAACCGCATCCGATTATAACTTATAAGTAAACTTCCATCTTAATACAAAACCAACAAACAATGATTCGCCTTAATCCGCAGCAAAATCCGGTTCCGAAGGCTTCTGGAGACTAATAAAGCCAGTCGACACGCCACGCTTCCTCTGAACTTGTTTCATGGCATTAGCTGCAAATCTTGATGCATACATTGTAGCACCAAACGAAGATGATGATGCGCGTCCTCTAATCAACGCGCTTTCTTCGTTAATATCATTGTCATCATgctcatcatcgtcatcatcgtAATCTTGGTATTCCTCGTCGTCGTCTTCTTCTTCCTCCAACCGATGCAATTCTAGAATTTTTCGTCTAGAATAGCGCCTCCACGCCGCTTGAATAAAGCTCGCTGCCCATGTTCTCCATTGCTGTGAATAGAATCTAAACGTGTGTTGAACTTGTCGACTGTGAATTCGCCTGAATTGACTTGTGATAAACTTTACTTCATCTGCGATTAACGCAAAAGCTTCTACTTCTGTTAACGCTTTTACGGTTCGAGTAGATGGTGGTAGGTTACCTGCACATGTTAATCAGGATGAAAACATAAATATTccatagagtaaattacaaaaatcattctttacatatgtcacttattgcaaactgtgtcctttgtcttcaataattacagaaaacgtactcgatgtttgcaaacccttgcaagttatgtcctttaaccataactcagttaatttttatggttaaatctgaccaaatggaccccacataagggtatttttgtggttaaatctaaccaaatggaccccatatgagagtaaaatgaccaaaataccctcatgtggggttcatttggtcagatttaaccataaaaaattaactgagttagggctaaaggacataacttgcaagggtttgcaaacatcgagtacgttttctgtaattattgaagataaaggacacagtttgcaataagtgacatacataaaggacgattcttgtaatttactctattccATATGAAATAACTGAAAAAACTGAAAAATAACTTAACCATAACTAAAATAACTGAACATAAATATTTCAAATGGGTTGGTACAATTTTCTCTAATTACCTGCTGATTTTGGATCCAAGGCCCAAGTAAGCAGTTCTTCGCCGCAAAAGTCACCTTCTTTTAAAAAACCGCGGTTGAAAAAGCCGCTTCTACCGCCGTCAGTAGTGACACTTTCTAACCGACCACGAATAATGAACAACATTTCGTCAACGGGGTCACCTTCCCTTAAAACATATGTGCATTCAGTGTAGAGACTCGGTTTAAGACGCTCGCATATGGCATCTAGTAATCGTTCATCCATATTTGCAAACAACGGAACCTGAAGAAGGTCAACATATATGGTCAAACAAAGTCAACATGGTCAAAGCCATGATCATAATAACTAACACTTTAGTTTTATGTTGGAAAGAGGTCAATGTACCTACCCTTTTGACTAAATTCAAACAAAGGTGTCTCTTGATGTCCCTTCTGAGATCTTTTGGTAGACTTTGGACCAAACTCTCCTCGTCTACGCCTCTTGTTTCGACCCATTTGTACTGATCGTAACGACGTACTCTTTCTTTGAGTTCTTGAGGAAGCAACCTATGATGCATCCATTGTTCAGAGTCTCGCCTTTTGATCCTCATCTCCTCTAGGCGAACCGAAAGGGATTGAAGATATGTCTATCAAAAAACCAAAACAtatgtttctcttttagaatatATCACAATACAAAGGATTTATTACTCCAAAATGCAAATTTCACATTTTAGTCAATGCATGTGATCACAGATATGAGCATTGACTCACCAATTCAACCAGGGGCGAAGCTATGAAGGGGCGCgcgcgcggggggggggggggggggggggaggggggaccctccgaacttttcgctcagtagtgttatgtatgtacgtttcgtatagaattttttttaggtatatacgttttcgacccccggttttataaaaaaaaaattaggtatATACTTTTAGGTCCGGTGGCTTCCGACCCCCCGGTGGaaaatttcaagcttcgccactgaatTCAACAAGTAGCAGTTGAGTAAATGGGTCGATTTTGGTTATGTTTGTTGGGCCAAACGGGTCAAGTAAACAAAATTCGTCCAAAGTGTATTCAAACGCGTAGAAACCTTTGAAATCGCTTAATTTTGTTTgcagattttttttttgtaataatatAGTTTTTACAATTATCTTTAAAAtatttagagtaaagtacacggaaggtccctgtggtttggcaaAATTATGCATTTGTTCCCTAGCTTTTCagaagtacacagatggtccctatggtttgcactttgtaactagaggtgtacaaatcgtttTTTTAAACGGTCCGGTTTTTAACCGAATCGGTTATTTTTGTTTGGGAAAAAACcggtttataaaaaaaaacggttaggtttttttaaccggtttttcatGAGGGAACCCAAACTGGTATAACCAGCTCGGTGCGGTTTATACCCGgtttgtgcaaaaaaaaaaaaaaaaaaaacggttttttaaaaccggtttcggtttatAAACTGGTTTCGAAGATCACGATCCCTGACCAGTATACTAACCGGTGGTTCGTTCAGGTTAGAACCGGTTTTAAAAAAAGGTTAACAAGAAACcggtttcagttttttttttcggtttcggtcctaaaaccggttttttgtacacctctattTGTAAGGcatttagtcctcaactttttccaaaagtacacggatggtccccgtggtttgcactttgtaacgctagtccctaacttggacatgctaaaacctttatATTTGTTGAccggggactaaatgcgttacaaagtgcaaaccacaggacCATACGTGAACTTCTGAAAAGCTacggaccaaatccaaaatttcggtaaaccatagggaccaaatCCAATATTTTCATcccaacccgtttgacccgttaCTCGACCCGCCTAGCGTATCCATTTGACCACATCTATATTTACTTTTGAAGGAGTATGAATGCAGAAATTGAAGTCCTTTTTCTAACCTGCATGTTGCCAATGAGAAGTGCAAAAAGTATGAGCCCAGAAATTGCAATTATGATTGAGAAAATAATTTCTTTAGCATATGTACTGGTTTCAAGCCCCTGTCCGAGTGTACTGTTAAACACCATtgtacaaaattaaaaaaaaaaaaatgagtgAGGCTCAGAGAATTAACAAACTAGTGAGATTAAACAATTCTAGCTTGCAAATTTACTCATAAATGGGTAAAAAAATTGGCTAACTCATTTCATTCaagatttagtttttttttttttttttttttttttttttaatcagaaCAATATCGTTTTTAATCATAATTAGGGGTGCAAACAAGCCGAGCTTGAGcgtaaaataaagctcgtttatttATCGAACCCGAGCTCGATACTTGCATGTGAAGCTCGTCGGGCTCATCGAGCCTTAAcgagccttagtgtaatattagtttttgttaatatttaataacatttatCCCTTATTTATTGTgttaatatttaataacatttatCCTTTATTTAAAGTTCTctagtaaacgagccgagcctatttaaacttgtttacgagccGAGCCTGAACCTAAAGATAAGTAtgtttagtaaacgagctcgagcttcatTTATCGAGCTTTCGAGCCTAAGCAAGtctattatttttattatatatataattaatagataataaatgagccgagctcgagcgtGAGAAACTACCAACAAGCCGAGCTCAAGCTTTGAAACAAGGGATATTGGCCTCTAATAATCCCTACTAGATGTCATTGGCCATTGGCAGTCCCACCTTTTTTTATTCCTCTTGACAGTCCCACCTTTCAACTATTTTTCCTCCACTGGTCCCGAgttaaaaaacttaacggagttaagtttttttctgaTTAACAAACTGACGTTTTaaggcttttgatcagaacgaggatacgagtcgaatgatgtaaaacttacattgaaattgtgctccaaacgacgaaaacggtgctttAATTCGgttgtttaaacttccaattaacaaaaatcaagtcgtttggagcaccgtttcgaggtaagttttacatcaatagactcgtatcctcgttctgatcaaaagccctaaaacgtcagtttgtaattcgggaaaaaacttaactccattaagtttttttaactgaggTCCGTGGAGGAAAAATAGTTAAAAGGTGGGACTAGCAGGGGGAATAAGGTGGGACTGCCAATGGCGACATCTAGTAGGGATTATTAGAGGCCAATATCCCTTGAAACAAAGCTTAATCCGAGCGGACCTCAAGCtagagctctcataagttaatctaGCTCGAGCTCAAGCCCAATTGAGCTCAGGCTCGGCTCGGCCCGTTTGCACCCATAATCATAATTAGAGCAttattacatgtttatttataacaAATTTAACTTGTACCTCAAGTTTCTCAAGCCCCACCACAAACAGTAAAAATATTTAGATATAAACTGTTCAGAAGAATCAACTTGAGATTGTACAGCAGCTAAGTAAATCCCATAATCAAATTCTCCATAAGCTTCACTTTCAACACAATGTTCATCAAGAATGTCTTTACTGACACTCATCCAAGCTTTATAGCTCTCAGATTCCTCATATCCACAGTAAAGATACTCTATTTCACATTTCTTTTCTTTTATACAAGCTTGCTCCCAACACGAGTTCTTTCGTTCCACAGCTAACAGATACCAGAATGCCCCAAAGATCTGTCAATATCAAGATGGCTTTTAGTTTACCTTACCTAATCGGTTTTTGGCATCTGGATTGTAACTCCAAACCGCTTCCTTGGCATCGAGGAAGCGGTTTGTTACAACCCAGATGCCAATTTCAGCCAAGGAAGCatggttcatgaactgttcatgaacacacattttattcgttcatttatgtttgcttatttacatttgtttatgttcgtttcaaTTTAAATACATGAGTAGTTATATTTACATGTAgattaaattactttttgagtccttgtgttttagtggttttaactatttgagtccaaaatcaaaatgtttaatgcCCTGAGTCCCTAGACGCTTTTCtataaccatttgagtccttttgagtccaaattttaaccttttgaatCCAATTTTTTTAACGAAATTGGactcaaaatgttataaaatgaacaaaattggactcaaaacgttataaaatgaacggttagggactcagggcgctaaatttttaaattttgggctcaagtggttaaaactactaaaacacagggactcaaaaagtaatgtACTCTTATATGTATATTAAACATTAAAGGAACTtgctaactacttatataaatacaACTAATTGGTAATTGAGCCCTCTAGTAATAAAAAATGGATTTTGCAATGGAATTAAAAGTTACTTTATGTCCGTTTATGTTTAGTCaattgtgttcatttatgtttgtttaattatgttcatttgtgttatttattgtttgttaaattatgttcgtttaagtttgtttgtttatgttcatttgcCTTTGCGAACGGTTTGTTTAGGTTCATGTTCGTTTAAACGAACTAACATAAGCAAACACAAACACGCCTATTTTCTTaataaacaaacatgaacaaacaAAATGTATTCGGTTATATGTTCATGTTCGTGTtcagttaaagttaaatgaacgaacacgaacataccTGTGTTCATATTCGCTCGGTTCATTTACAGACCTAAATATAATTGCTTGAACCATTCTATACAATAAATTATGGGATCAAAGAAACTTACATGGCCAGCAAGaacaaaccaaaccaaataatAAGCTGCACCGGCCCAAGCTGTTTCGGTGATGACACCAACGGTCTTTTTGAGCTCCGAAAATAGCGGTAGGATACGGATGGACCGAGGAATGTATTGCACAATTACAATCCAAAACAAAAAGTTTTTTGTACCCAACACAGCCGAACCATGCGATCTGTGAAGGAATCTCCACACAACAATCTGCAAATAAGATCATCGTTGATAACGGACATTGATTTTCTACTATCTGATATTAAgcagtgttgtaagaatcgctaggcgctagtTGGCCGGTGGGGTGGTACATACTACTAGCTATTAATCGGATTGAGATTTTTATatggagttaattactgttttcgtccctatggtttgtcaaaaaacactatttcagtccattagtttaaaaattgcgatttcagtccctgtggtttcactttcgtaaccatttcagtccacctcgtaaccatttcagtccctgtactaacagaataaatggattgaaatgattatgaaagtgaaaccacagggactgaaatggt
It encodes:
- the LOC110910825 gene encoding putative cyclic nucleotide-gated ion channel 9 isoform X4 → MKRCGFNIEGATNPGPSRPPRPTASKSIKIGMRRGSEGLINFGQSLKTGVTRAVFSEDLKVSEKKIIDPQDKNLLVWNKFLVLSCILAVYVDPLFFYIPVYHDKERCLKIHKSLAHYITTVRTIVDLFYLIRIGLQFRTAYIAPSSRVFGRGELVIDPGQIARRYLQRYFIVDLLSVLPLPQIVVWRFLHRSHGSAVLGTKNFLFWIVIVQYIPRSIRILPLFSELKKTVGVITETAWAGAAYYLVWFVLAGHIFGAFWYLLAVERKNSCWEQACIKEKKCEIEYLYCGYEESESYKAWMSVSKDILDEHCVESEAYGEFDYGIYLAAVQSQVDSSEQFISKYFYCLWWGLRNLSTLGQGLETSTYAKEIIFSIIIAISGLILFALLIGNMQTYLQSLSVRLEEMRIKRRDSEQWMHHRLLPQELKERVRRYDQYKWVETRGVDEESLVQSLPKDLRRDIKRHLCLNLVKRVPLFANMDERLLDAICERLKPSLYTECTYVLREGDPVDEMLFIIRGRLESVTTDGGRSGFFNRGFLKEGDFCGEELLTWALDPKSAGNLPPSTRTVKALTEVEAFALIADEVKFITSQFRRIHSRQVQHTFRFYSQQWRTWAASFIQAAWRRYSRRKILELHRLEEEEGRASSSSFGATMYASRFAANAMKQVQRKRGVSTGFISLQKPSEPDFAAD
- the LOC110910825 gene encoding putative cyclic nucleotide-gated ion channel 9 isoform X3; the protein is MKRCGFNIEGATNPGPSRPPRPTASKSIKIGMRRGSEGLINFGQSLKTGVTRAVFSEDLKVSEKKIIDPQDKNLLVWNKFLVLSCILAVYVDPLFFYIPVYHDKERCLKIHKSLAHYITTVRTIVDLFYLIRIGLQFRTAYIAPSSRVFGRGELVIDPGQIARRYLQRYFIVDLLSVLPLPQIVVWRFLHRSHGSAVLGTKNFLFWIVIVQYIPRSIRILPLFSELKKTVGVITETAWAGAAYYLVWFVLAGHIFGAFWYLLAVERKNSCWEQACIKEKKCEIEYLYCGYEESESYKAWMSVSKDILDEHCVESEAYGEFDYGIYLAAVQSQVDSSEQFISKYFYCLWWGLRNLSTLGQGLETSTYAKEIIFSIIIAISGLILFALLIGNMQTYLQSLSVRLEEMRIKRRDSEQWMHHRLLPQELKERVRRYDQYKWVETRGVDEESLVQSLPKDLRRDIKRHLCLNLVKRVPLFANMDERLLDAICERLKPSLYTECTYVLREGDPVDEMLFIIRGRLESVTTDGGRSGFFNRGFLKEGDFCGEELLTWALDPKSAGNLPPSTRTVKALTEVEAFALIADEVKFITSQFRRIHSRQVQHTFRFYSQQWRTWAASFIQAAWRRYSRRKILELHRLEEEEDDDEEYQDYGASSSSFGATMYASRFAANAMKQVQRKRGVSTGFISLQKPSEPDFAAD
- the LOC110910825 gene encoding putative cyclic nucleotide-gated ion channel 9 isoform X2; amino-acid sequence: MKRCGFNIEGATNPGPSRPPRPTASKSIKIGMRRGSEGLINFGQSLKTGVTRAVFSEDLKVSEKKIIDPQDKNLLVWNKFLVLSCILAVYVDPLFFYIPVYHDKERCLKIHKSLAHYITTVRTIVDLFYLIRIGLQFRTAYIAPSSRVFGRGELVIDPGQIARRYLQRYFIVDLLSVLPLPQIVVWRFLHRSHGSAVLGTKNFLFWIVIVQYIPRSIRILPLFSELKKTVGVITETAWAGAAYYLVWFVLAGHIFGAFWYLLAVERKNSCWEQACIKEKKCEIEYLYCGYEESESYKAWMSVSKDILDEHCVESEAYGEFDYGIYLAAVQSQVDSSEQFISKYFYCLWWGLRNLSTLGQGLETSTYAKEIIFSIIIAISGLILFALLIGNMQTYLQSLSVRLEEMRIKRRDSEQWMHHRLLPQELKERVRRYDQYKWVETRGVDEESLVQSLPKDLRRDIKRHLCLNLVKRVPLFANMDERLLDAICERLKPSLYTECTYVLREGDPVDEMLFIIRGRLESVTTDGGRSGFFNRGFLKEGDFCGEELLTWALDPKSAGNLPPSTRTVKALTEVEAFALIADEVKFITSQFRRIHSRQVQHTFRFYSQQWRTWAASFIQAAWRRYSRRKILELHRLEEEEDDDEEYQDYDDDDGASSSSFGATMYASRFAANAMKQVQRKRGVSTGFISLQKPSEPDFAAD
- the LOC110910825 gene encoding putative cyclic nucleotide-gated ion channel 8 isoform X1; the encoded protein is MKRCGFNIEGATNPGPSRPPRPTASKSIKIGMRRGSEGLINFGQSLKTGVTRAVFSEDLKVSEKKIIDPQDKNLLVWNKFLVLSCILAVYVDPLFFYIPVYHDKERCLKIHKSLAHYITTVRTIVDLFYLIRIGLQFRTAYIAPSSRVFGRGELVIDPGQIARRYLQRYFIVDLLSVLPLPQIVVWRFLHRSHGSAVLGTKNFLFWIVIVQYIPRSIRILPLFSELKKTVGVITETAWAGAAYYLVWFVLAGHIFGAFWYLLAVERKNSCWEQACIKEKKCEIEYLYCGYEESESYKAWMSVSKDILDEHCVESEAYGEFDYGIYLAAVQSQVDSSEQFISKYFYCLWWGLRNLSTLGQGLETSTYAKEIIFSIIIAISGLILFALLIGNMQTYLQSLSVRLEEMRIKRRDSEQWMHHRLLPQELKERVRRYDQYKWVETRGVDEESLVQSLPKDLRRDIKRHLCLNLVKRVPLFANMDERLLDAICERLKPSLYTECTYVLREGDPVDEMLFIIRGRLESVTTDGGRSGFFNRGFLKEGDFCGEELLTWALDPKSAGNLPPSTRTVKALTEVEAFALIADEVKFITSQFRRIHSRQVQHTFRFYSQQWRTWAASFIQAAWRRYSRRKILELHRLEEEEDDDEEYQDYDDDDDEHDDNDINEESALIRGRASSSSFGATMYASRFAANAMKQVQRKRGVSTGFISLQKPSEPDFAAD